In the genome of Notamacropus eugenii isolate mMacEug1 chromosome 5, mMacEug1.pri_v2, whole genome shotgun sequence, one region contains:
- the LOC140508522 gene encoding olfactory receptor 2L2-like: MQECNQTTTGFFLLGLFPPTKTGLHLFLLVILIFLIAFLGNSTMIVLIWMDHHLHTPMYFLLSQLSLMDLLYISSTVPKMAVNYLSGDNSISLVACGFQIFCFLLIAGVEALLLTSMAYDRYVAICHPLHYSILMNKRMCLLMMAGSWVSSFINSICHTVYTLCMPYCKSRTINHFFCDIPAMLPLVCKDTSAYDYTVIFSSNLFLLVPFLGIMASYGRVLYAIHHMRSSQGKKKAFTTCSMHLTVVSFFYAPFMYTYMRSPSLRSPEEDKNLAVFYTILTPMLNPIIYSLRNKEVLGALQRVFGKSLPKKQ; the protein is encoded by the coding sequence ATGCAGGAATGTAATCAAACCACCACTGGTTTCTTCTTACTGGGGCTGTTTCCTCCAACAAAAACTGGCCTGCACCTGTTCCTTCTGGTTATCCTAATCTTCCTAATAGCCTTCTTGGGTAACTCAACTATGATTGTCCTCATCTGGATGGATCACCACCTCCACACTCCCATGTATTTTCTGCTCAGTCAGCTCTCTCTCATGGACCTATTGTATATTAGCAGTACAGTTCCAAAGATGGCTGTCAACTACCTGTCTGGGGACAACTCCATTTCTTTGGTGGCTtgtggattccaaattttctgttttttactcATAGCTGGTGTCGAAGCTTTACTCCTGACATCGATGGCCTATGACCGCTATGTGGCCATTTGCCACCCCCTCCATTACTCCATTCTCATGAACAAGAGAATGTGTTTGCTAATGATGGCCGGATCCTGGGTCTCTTCATTCATCAACTCCATTTGCCATACAGTGTATACACTCTGTATGCCCTATTGCAAGTCCAGAACcattaatcatttcttttgtgaTATCCCAGCCATGTTGCCTCTTGTCTGCAAGGATACCTCAGCCTATGATTACACAGTGATCTTCAGCAGCAATCTCTTTCTTTTGGTCCCTTTCCTTGGGATTATGGCCTCCTATGGTCGGGTTCTCTATGCCATCCATCATATGCGCTCATCACAAGGGAAGAAGAAAGCCTTCACTACTTGTTCTATGCACCTGACTGTGGTCTCCTTCTTCTATGCcccatttatgtatacatatatgaggTCTCCATCTCTGCGTTCCCCAGAAGAGGACAAAAACTTGGCTGTCTTCTACACCATCCTAACTCCTATGCTCAATCCCATCATCTATAGCCTGAGGAATAAGGAGGTGTTGGGGGCCCTCCAGAGAGTCTTTGGGAAATCCTTACCCAAAAAACAGTAG